In Aquimarina sp. TRL1, a single window of DNA contains:
- a CDS encoding M28 family peptidase, translated as MKTVFLSIFLISPLLLTAQTDSRLYDIIDQVSAKRIESDIKTLAGFGTRNTFSDTLSDTRGIGAARRWIKKEFEKTAALCNNCLEVFYQKDLVTTDMGKRVPKDAWVVNVVAIQRGSKYPNRYIIMSGDIDSRASDTMDYTTDAPGANDNASGMAGTLEAARVLSRYTFENSIIYVGLSGEEQGLFGGAGLARYAQKNNWEIIGILNNDMIGNIKGVDGVIDNRSFRIFSEPTDPTDSESKRKKRRFYGGEVDGISRQLARYVHNNVKTYMPEMNPMMIYRLDRFGRGGHHRPFNDLGYAGIRIMEAHENYTQQHQDIRTENGIQYGDVVEHVNFEYAAKLTAVNAINLASLAWAPPVPENVQIGGIVAPAAKFKWTKSTDPAIAGYKIYWRDTTSPTWDHHKFVGNVDQYTLKGIVIDNYFFGIAAVAKNGFESPVVFPSETF; from the coding sequence ATGAAAACTGTATTTCTTAGTATTTTCCTGATATCGCCCCTATTGTTAACCGCTCAAACAGATAGCAGACTATATGATATTATAGATCAAGTATCCGCTAAGCGTATAGAAAGCGATATCAAAACACTCGCAGGATTTGGAACCAGAAATACCTTTAGTGATACCCTATCTGATACCAGAGGTATCGGAGCTGCCCGAAGATGGATTAAAAAAGAATTCGAAAAGACAGCTGCCTTATGCAATAACTGCCTGGAGGTTTTTTATCAAAAAGATCTGGTGACCACTGATATGGGAAAAAGAGTTCCCAAAGATGCCTGGGTGGTTAATGTTGTAGCAATTCAGAGAGGTAGCAAATACCCCAATCGCTATATTATCATGAGTGGAGATATCGACTCCAGAGCCAGTGATACGATGGACTATACCACAGATGCTCCCGGAGCCAATGACAATGCCAGTGGTATGGCTGGCACATTAGAAGCAGCCAGGGTGTTATCCAGGTATACTTTCGAGAATAGTATTATCTATGTCGGATTATCCGGAGAAGAACAAGGATTGTTTGGAGGAGCGGGCTTAGCCCGGTATGCCCAAAAGAATAACTGGGAGATTATAGGCATCCTGAACAATGATATGATCGGTAATATTAAAGGAGTCGATGGAGTCATTGACAATCGTTCCTTTAGAATTTTTTCAGAACCAACAGACCCGACAGATTCCGAGTCCAAAAGAAAAAAACGACGATTCTATGGAGGTGAAGTTGATGGAATCTCCAGGCAACTCGCCCGCTATGTACACAACAATGTCAAAACGTATATGCCGGAAATGAACCCTATGATGATCTACCGACTGGATCGATTCGGAAGAGGAGGTCACCACAGACCGTTTAATGATCTCGGGTATGCAGGAATTCGTATCATGGAAGCCCATGAGAACTATACACAACAACATCAAGACATCCGTACAGAAAACGGTATCCAATACGGCGATGTGGTCGAGCATGTCAATTTTGAATATGCTGCTAAGCTAACTGCAGTCAATGCCATCAACCTCGCCTCTTTGGCCTGGGCACCTCCGGTTCCTGAAAATGTACAAATAGGAGGGATTGTAGCCCCCGCAGCAAAATTCAAATGGACCAAAAGTACCGATCCCGCTATTGCCGGATATAAAATATACTGGAGAGATACCACCTCCCCTACCTGGGATCACCACAAATTTGTAGGAAATGTAGATCAGTATACCCTAAAGGGAATTGTTATTGATAACTATTTCTTTGGCATCGCTGCTGTTGCTAAAAATGGATTTGAAAGTCCGGTAGTATTCCCTTCAGAAACTTTTTAA